A part of Quatrionicoccus australiensis genomic DNA contains:
- a CDS encoding phage tail tube protein: protein MSTSQHRIFKGTVYGADFKTPLELVAFGNAAKCTYSVELEEKSVPDYENPGGGNQESYSRVKAAKLTLELKKVSVANLALALGGSSTAIAAVAVVDEVHTAKLGCLTVLNKPQDTSAALTVKPALAGAAYVEGVDYIRKRAGIITLEGGGIEADESLKISYAGKAGHRVEALVDLTREHHIFLDGIDEVSGETQAPDFYRVKFQPAKSLEHIGDDFVSLTLEGQLLKDESKTGVGISQYTNITTGY from the coding sequence ATGTCTACTTCCCAGCATCGCATTTTCAAGGGCACTGTTTATGGTGCTGATTTCAAGACGCCGCTGGAACTTGTTGCTTTCGGCAACGCGGCGAAATGTACCTATTCTGTCGAACTCGAAGAAAAGAGTGTTCCCGACTACGAAAATCCGGGTGGTGGTAACCAGGAGTCGTACTCTCGGGTAAAGGCGGCGAAGCTGACGCTTGAGCTCAAAAAGGTCAGTGTCGCAAATCTTGCGCTGGCCCTGGGTGGTTCCTCTACTGCGATTGCGGCAGTTGCCGTAGTCGATGAAGTTCACACGGCAAAACTCGGTTGCCTGACGGTGCTCAATAAGCCGCAAGATACGAGTGCTGCGCTCACCGTAAAGCCTGCTTTGGCTGGTGCGGCCTATGTCGAAGGGGTCGATTACATCCGCAAGCGCGCCGGCATCATTACGCTTGAAGGCGGTGGCATCGAGGCTGACGAATCCCTGAAAATTTCTTACGCAGGTAAGGCTGGCCATCGCGTCGAGGCGCTTGTCGACTTGACTCGCGAGCACCATATTTTTCTGGACGGCATTGATGAGGTGTCTGGCGAAACGCAGGCGCCGGATTTCTACCGGGTCAAATTTCAGCCCGCGAAGTCGCTGGAGCACATCGGTGACGATTTCGTGTCGCTGACGCTGGAAGGTCAGTTGCTGAAGGACGAATCGAAGACCGGCGTCGGCATCAGCCAGTACACCAACATCACCACCGGCTACTGA
- a CDS encoding ArsR family transcriptional regulator, with protein MSADYINAAQQRLLKVVVLLAGNEFGGLAPSDLAKALNTNPSNITRDLANLKEAGLAEQLIDTGRWRLGPKLVQIAVAFTEHIARSSDRMSELKHRYTRQP; from the coding sequence ATGAGCGCCGACTACATCAATGCCGCGCAGCAGCGGCTGCTCAAGGTGGTGGTGCTGCTGGCCGGCAACGAGTTTGGCGGCTTGGCACCGAGCGACCTTGCGAAGGCCCTCAACACCAACCCCTCCAACATCACCCGCGATCTGGCCAACCTCAAGGAGGCCGGTCTGGCCGAGCAACTGATCGACACCGGCCGCTGGCGGCTCGGCCCGAAGCTGGTGCAGATCGCGGTGGCCTTCACCGAACACATTGCCCGCTCATCTGACCGGATGAGCGAGTTGAAACATCGCTACACACGCCAGCCGTAA
- a CDS encoding helix-turn-helix domain-containing protein, whose translation MSSIGERLLEERDRLGLSQSDLAVSGLVTMRSQRNYEKGDRFPDAAYLSAIASVGADVRYIVTGQRDGPAPETLSADERELLALFRAAPLAVKAAAIGALQGGSSKAQKSQKQTSISIGTNHGQVVKGGAVFNGPIGVGATINKKS comes from the coding sequence GTGTCGTCTATTGGAGAGCGTCTTTTAGAAGAGCGCGATCGGCTTGGTTTGAGTCAGTCTGATTTGGCTGTTTCCGGGCTGGTGACCATGCGTTCGCAGCGGAACTACGAAAAAGGTGATCGCTTCCCTGATGCCGCCTATTTGTCGGCAATAGCCTCGGTGGGGGCTGATGTGCGTTACATCGTTACGGGCCAGCGCGATGGGCCGGCGCCTGAAACGCTCAGCGCCGATGAGCGCGAACTGCTTGCTCTCTTCCGGGCTGCACCACTAGCGGTCAAGGCAGCTGCAATTGGTGCGCTCCAGGGCGGCAGCAGCAAGGCACAAAAGAGCCAAAAACAGACGAGCATCAGCATTGGTACAAACCATGGCCAGGTGGTCAAAGGCGGTGCAGTTTTCAATGGGCCGATCGGTGTCGGCGCAACGATCAACAAAAAATCGTAG
- a CDS encoding tape measure protein has protein sequence MADLNLKLVISGSNDGAIAALNQVVTRAQASGAALSQADSSGTFGKTRAGVESISTQLARLQTLAGGAASGAFLLSLAKDALRAADELKGIEARLKLSSASWREYQQALVGVRDIAFQAGTAVAANVALINRISDPVKAMGGAQKDVLALTQAVNNSLRISNAGTVEGAAAMLQFSQAMGAGVLQGEELNSILENAPRLARAIADGLGVTVGELKNLGAQGALTSQQVFKAVQSQQAALAAEAARLPQTVGMAWTNLAESTKLYVSGVDKATGATSGLATLLNTVAKNLPAIGTALTDIAIVSAVAFGARQVAALMAYVVAQGDKAAATKLATRELSKQMDGELALRQAILRKTESELQAVAEINAYTLATNEAAAADRRRAAQTKVGPARQDVVVAGWGAAAAKEAAEAAEKTTLFSKALGGLKAVGSGVLSFFGGWPGLLVTGLVASYEVWDHFKAKSKTAIDQTNESLADMAARFNEFSGKSGVEESAKALSELKDKAAEARDKLASPIFRASEEGKKMAADLKLADEAIDQFAAKEKKFNDSHTKERGLLGLDKLKIDVGGLIGIDTQKQLDAFSTLYKDFVTNAVGDNNKLKASALEVKAALATLLSSAKTPAEFTGLITRVSDALKASPKDSTLQSTLEVAIEGRMQAEMKALNSLVSGLEARAQRTQALFSSSAQIALAQFNQAAALAKVAAELKGDGVGVSRIETNSRNAEVLVAQQAAALQVAALDKVATRKHELIAQGLKDAQASVRDEVSAIQLSGREKISQWEAEVAKGTMSKEQLADAETKLAKETTEKVKAVRATGKQAEADAIRQNREVDAETAQKRVAIAEGLYKTIQGKAAEALSSYKQYAQQVIQLDQKISTNRLDTSAAIMALQRTGMSPKDQVQSLREELSQLQVATADAMAAGQRDYALELLSRQKSLAQQIGQASGEGVDKKAQIAEGVDNLTQIGAQAEAILQEQRAAAAASAAIQLKSYGEMTTALNTLAKQITDLNANAAIKLKPEIEKSSLDAAISAVQNAFANVTIPVKVQATGLPTAPAANDSSLPARASGGELPGWAPHDTADNVIYRGTPGEWVIRRAAVRYYGAGTLAALNSMSLPKYATGGQLGGSVVNRLRVPSLSNPSTARGQPDVLDMGALGKVRMRKTSDTSSDVAAVLHRAALRFGKG, from the coding sequence ATGGCCGACCTAAATTTGAAATTGGTGATCAGTGGTTCCAATGATGGGGCCATTGCTGCGCTGAATCAAGTCGTGACTCGGGCACAGGCTTCTGGCGCTGCACTGAGCCAGGCTGATTCATCAGGCACATTCGGAAAGACACGGGCTGGCGTTGAGTCGATATCGACGCAGCTGGCCCGCCTGCAGACGCTGGCCGGCGGTGCCGCCAGTGGGGCATTTTTGCTTTCCCTGGCAAAAGATGCCCTGCGCGCTGCTGATGAACTGAAAGGTATTGAGGCACGCCTGAAGCTGTCGAGTGCGTCGTGGCGCGAGTATCAGCAGGCGCTGGTCGGCGTGCGGGATATCGCCTTTCAAGCGGGCACGGCCGTCGCCGCCAATGTGGCGCTGATCAATCGGATTTCTGATCCAGTCAAAGCAATGGGCGGCGCGCAGAAGGATGTGTTGGCGCTGACGCAAGCAGTCAACAACTCCCTGCGCATCAGCAATGCGGGAACGGTCGAAGGCGCTGCAGCGATGCTGCAGTTTAGTCAGGCGATGGGTGCCGGCGTACTGCAGGGCGAAGAACTCAATAGCATCCTGGAGAACGCGCCCCGCCTGGCGCGTGCGATTGCCGATGGTCTTGGCGTAACGGTCGGCGAACTCAAGAATCTCGGGGCGCAGGGGGCACTGACAAGTCAGCAAGTATTCAAGGCCGTGCAGAGCCAGCAGGCTGCGCTTGCAGCTGAAGCAGCCCGTTTGCCTCAAACCGTTGGTATGGCCTGGACGAATCTCGCTGAGAGCACAAAGCTGTATGTCAGCGGCGTAGACAAGGCGACTGGCGCCACATCCGGACTGGCGACCCTGCTTAACACGGTGGCGAAGAATTTGCCGGCGATCGGCACGGCGCTTACTGACATTGCTATCGTCTCGGCAGTTGCATTCGGTGCCCGCCAGGTGGCTGCGCTCATGGCTTATGTTGTTGCGCAAGGAGACAAAGCTGCCGCCACGAAATTGGCAACAAGAGAACTGTCCAAACAGATGGATGGCGAATTGGCGTTGCGCCAAGCCATTCTTCGGAAAACTGAATCTGAGCTTCAAGCGGTCGCTGAGATAAACGCTTATACCCTCGCCACAAATGAGGCTGCCGCTGCAGATCGGCGGCGTGCTGCACAAACAAAGGTTGGTCCAGCTCGCCAAGATGTTGTTGTTGCGGGCTGGGGTGCTGCTGCGGCAAAGGAGGCTGCAGAGGCGGCAGAAAAAACAACTTTATTTTCTAAAGCGCTAGGTGGCCTGAAAGCTGTAGGTAGTGGCGTATTGAGTTTTTTTGGCGGCTGGCCTGGATTGCTTGTCACGGGACTGGTTGCTTCTTACGAGGTTTGGGACCATTTCAAAGCAAAATCAAAAACTGCGATTGATCAGACCAATGAATCGCTTGCTGATATGGCTGCTCGCTTCAACGAGTTTTCTGGCAAGTCCGGCGTTGAGGAATCTGCAAAGGCTTTGTCTGAGCTGAAAGACAAAGCGGCCGAGGCACGCGACAAGCTGGCCAGCCCGATTTTCAGGGCCAGCGAGGAAGGCAAAAAGATGGCCGCTGATCTGAAACTGGCGGATGAGGCTATCGATCAGTTTGCAGCCAAGGAAAAGAAGTTTAACGACAGCCACACCAAGGAGCGCGGGCTGCTCGGCCTGGATAAGCTGAAGATCGACGTCGGTGGTTTGATCGGTATCGATACGCAGAAGCAGCTCGATGCGTTTTCGACTCTGTACAAGGATTTTGTCACCAATGCGGTGGGTGACAACAACAAGCTGAAGGCGAGCGCGCTGGAGGTCAAGGCAGCGCTGGCCACCTTGCTTTCTTCTGCCAAGACGCCGGCCGAATTTACCGGCCTGATAACTCGGGTCAGCGATGCGCTCAAGGCCAGCCCCAAGGATTCAACGCTGCAGTCGACGCTGGAAGTAGCGATCGAGGGGCGCATGCAGGCGGAAATGAAAGCGCTGAACAGCCTCGTTTCTGGCCTTGAGGCGCGCGCTCAGCGTACGCAGGCTTTGTTCTCGAGCTCGGCACAGATCGCGCTGGCGCAATTCAACCAGGCCGCGGCGTTAGCGAAGGTTGCCGCTGAACTCAAAGGCGATGGCGTGGGCGTATCCCGTATTGAAACGAACAGTCGCAACGCCGAAGTGCTGGTCGCGCAGCAGGCAGCTGCGTTGCAGGTTGCTGCGCTCGACAAGGTGGCAACCAGAAAGCACGAGCTGATTGCACAGGGGCTGAAGGATGCCCAGGCCTCTGTTCGAGATGAGGTATCTGCAATCCAATTGAGCGGCCGCGAGAAGATTTCTCAGTGGGAGGCCGAAGTCGCAAAAGGCACGATGAGCAAGGAGCAGCTCGCCGACGCTGAGACGAAGCTGGCTAAGGAGACGACCGAGAAGGTCAAGGCGGTACGTGCAACGGGCAAGCAGGCCGAGGCTGATGCGATTCGCCAGAACCGGGAGGTTGATGCCGAGACTGCGCAAAAGCGCGTTGCGATTGCTGAGGGGCTGTACAAGACGATTCAGGGCAAGGCGGCTGAGGCGCTGTCGTCGTACAAGCAATATGCTCAGCAGGTCATCCAGCTCGACCAGAAGATCTCGACGAATCGGCTCGATACCTCAGCAGCGATCATGGCGCTGCAGCGTACTGGCATGTCGCCGAAGGATCAGGTGCAGAGCCTGCGTGAGGAGTTGTCTCAGCTGCAGGTGGCTACTGCCGATGCTATGGCGGCCGGGCAGCGTGACTACGCCCTGGAGCTACTGAGTCGGCAGAAGTCCTTGGCGCAACAGATCGGGCAGGCATCTGGTGAAGGTGTCGATAAGAAGGCACAGATCGCAGAGGGTGTCGATAATCTGACGCAGATTGGCGCGCAGGCCGAGGCCATTTTGCAGGAGCAGCGCGCTGCTGCAGCGGCATCTGCGGCCATTCAGCTGAAGTCCTATGGCGAGATGACGACGGCGCTGAATACATTGGCAAAGCAGATCACCGATCTGAATGCAAACGCGGCAATCAAGCTCAAGCCGGAGATCGAGAAGTCTTCGCTGGATGCGGCGATTTCGGCTGTGCAAAACGCCTTTGCAAACGTGACGATCCCGGTCAAGGTTCAGGCAACCGGTTTGCCGACCGCGCCAGCCGCGAACGATTCCTCATTGCCGGCCCGGGCAAGCGGCGGCGAGCTGCCGGGCTGGGCCCCGCACGACACGGCGGACAATGTGATTTATCGCGGTACGCCTGGTGAGTGGGTGATTCGCCGTGCTGCTGTGCGCTATTACGGCGCTGGCACGCTGGCGGCGCTGAACTCGATGAGCCTGCCGAAATATGCAACGGGTGGGCAGTTGGGTGGCAGCGTTGTGAATCGCTTGCGCGTGCCGAGCCTTTCAAACCCTTCAACTGCCCGCGGTCAACCTGATGTACTGGATATGGGCGCGCTAGGAAAAGTCCGGATGCGCAAGACCTCGGACACCTCCAGCGACGTTGCCGCCGTTCTTCACCGCGCCGCCCTGCGGTTTGGGAAGGGATGA
- a CDS encoding phage major capsid protein has translation MKIPPSGLRGMALREAAQNLRAIIELVRNALDAKVNSNAGPGTDRKWFELEAVYGDTAVICMDGRHWSYPYTMTANVVTLADPVEVVETFVPLKEAAVTTEIALVESESQAAGTVWEATLIQAGMSVGSRVFYSDQVLREAAHLFDGVRICIKPDAKHIKSTERDINTIVGWGEAPRFVEGATPDTGRLVAMLNLPGLPETTAKLLAAAARAGKQNIVGLSIDARGQGAMRMIEGKRVNAATSIDRIESVDLIVEPGAGGRLIRLVEAAPENGSTQGDPDMNLRQKMLRLVEAKTPAAYAKLDPETVSDDDLELAYREALTTTATPAGNIAADAEERIRMIEARMLARSAIDGSSLPQPAKDRLTRVFATRERFVEADVTAAIAEEREYLSRFVESGRVNMGDFDIEVGDRSAKVKDMLDAFFDPSHKDHRSAQSFKECYIEVTGDKRVTGKVVDCDMSRMRESLGMNFREAALDTTSFAQVLGDSISRRVLADFRTRDQFDVWRDLVNVVPLNDFRVQHRTRWGGFGDVPVVAEKGDYTELAQPTDEEATYSPQKRGGLASVTLEMTRNDDVSAIRQIPTRLSRAAKRTLGKFVLDFIRANGAIYDGKALFHADHANLGTTAFSAAAWSEARLAMMAQAEYGAPDAAGIPPAHVWIPAALEELAYNTFKNRGTSNDPNFAQSTAPMIHPVWYWTDANDWACSADKLDIPSIELGFLDGREEPELFVQDSPTVGSLFANDVITYKIRHIYGGAVTDYRGLRKHVVA, from the coding sequence GTGAAAATCCCCCCGTCTGGTTTGCGCGGCATGGCCCTGCGTGAAGCTGCGCAGAATCTGCGCGCCATCATCGAGCTGGTGCGCAATGCGCTGGATGCCAAGGTCAACAGCAATGCCGGGCCGGGCACTGATCGCAAGTGGTTCGAGCTCGAGGCGGTTTATGGCGACACCGCAGTCATTTGTATGGATGGTCGCCATTGGTCTTACCCCTACACGATGACGGCCAACGTCGTCACGCTGGCTGATCCGGTTGAGGTGGTCGAAACCTTCGTGCCGTTGAAGGAAGCCGCTGTCACTACCGAGATCGCGCTGGTCGAGTCAGAGAGCCAGGCCGCCGGTACAGTGTGGGAAGCCACGCTGATCCAGGCCGGCATGTCGGTGGGCAGCCGGGTCTTTTACTCCGACCAGGTGTTGCGCGAAGCCGCGCATCTCTTCGATGGCGTGCGGATCTGCATCAAGCCCGATGCGAAGCACATCAAGTCCACCGAGCGCGACATCAACACCATCGTCGGTTGGGGCGAGGCGCCGCGCTTTGTCGAGGGCGCCACGCCCGATACGGGCCGCCTGGTCGCCATGCTCAACTTGCCCGGCCTGCCGGAGACGACGGCCAAGCTGCTCGCTGCGGCAGCGCGAGCTGGCAAGCAGAACATCGTTGGCCTCTCGATCGATGCGCGTGGCCAGGGTGCGATGCGCATGATCGAAGGCAAGCGCGTCAATGCTGCAACGAGTATCGATCGCATCGAATCTGTTGATCTGATTGTCGAGCCGGGGGCTGGGGGCCGCCTGATTCGACTTGTCGAAGCTGCCCCTGAAAACGGTTCAACCCAAGGAGATCCCGATATGAACCTGCGTCAAAAGATGCTTCGCCTCGTCGAGGCAAAAACCCCGGCGGCTTATGCCAAGCTCGACCCGGAAACCGTCAGCGATGATGACCTGGAGCTGGCTTACCGCGAAGCGCTGACGACTACCGCTACGCCGGCCGGCAATATTGCTGCCGATGCAGAAGAGCGCATTCGCATGATCGAAGCACGCATGCTGGCTCGCTCGGCCATCGATGGTAGCTCGCTGCCGCAACCGGCCAAGGATCGCTTGACCCGCGTTTTCGCGACTCGCGAGCGCTTCGTCGAGGCCGATGTCACTGCGGCCATTGCCGAAGAACGCGAGTATCTGTCCCGCTTCGTCGAGTCGGGCCGCGTCAATATGGGCGATTTCGACATCGAGGTCGGCGACCGTTCGGCGAAGGTCAAGGACATGCTCGATGCTTTCTTTGATCCGAGCCACAAGGATCACCGCTCGGCGCAGTCCTTTAAGGAGTGCTATATCGAAGTGACCGGCGATAAGCGCGTCACTGGCAAGGTGGTTGATTGCGACATGAGCCGCATGCGTGAAAGCCTGGGCATGAACTTCCGCGAAGCTGCGCTCGACACCACCAGTTTTGCGCAAGTACTGGGTGACTCGATCTCGCGGCGTGTCCTTGCTGACTTCCGTACTCGCGACCAGTTTGACGTGTGGCGCGACCTGGTCAATGTCGTTCCGCTGAACGACTTCCGCGTGCAGCATCGCACGCGCTGGGGTGGCTTTGGCGATGTGCCGGTCGTTGCCGAAAAGGGTGACTACACCGAGCTGGCTCAGCCGACTGATGAAGAAGCGACCTATAGCCCGCAGAAGCGCGGCGGCTTGGCGTCGGTGACGCTGGAAATGACGCGAAACGATGACGTCAGTGCCATCCGCCAGATCCCGACTCGTTTGTCACGTGCAGCCAAGCGTACCTTGGGCAAGTTCGTCCTCGACTTCATCCGTGCGAATGGTGCGATCTATGACGGCAAGGCGCTCTTCCATGCCGACCATGCCAACCTGGGCACCACGGCCTTCAGCGCCGCGGCCTGGTCTGAAGCTCGCCTTGCAATGATGGCGCAGGCTGAATACGGTGCGCCGGATGCTGCTGGTATCCCGCCGGCTCACGTCTGGATCCCCGCTGCACTGGAAGAACTGGCTTACAACACGTTCAAGAATCGTGGCACGAGCAATGACCCGAACTTTGCCCAGAGCACTGCGCCGATGATTCATCCGGTCTGGTACTGGACGGATGCCAACGATTGGGCTTGCTCTGCCGACAAACTCGACATTCCGTCGATCGAGCTGGGCTTCCTGGATGGCCGGGAAGAGCCGGAGCTGTTTGTCCAGGATAGTCCGACGGTCGGCAGCCTGTTTGCCAACGATGTGATCACCTACAAGATCCGCCACATCTACGGCGGTGCGGTGACCGACTATCGCGGCTTGCGCAAGCACGTCGTCGCCTAA
- a CDS encoding DNA-binding protein, which yields MTVPRFKSNLRKQGKTIRQWAEENGFPAWAVYRVLNGVDKANFGRAHDIAVAAGIKSAEPDQQAA from the coding sequence ATGACCGTCCCTCGCTTCAAATCCAACCTGCGCAAACAGGGCAAAACCATTCGCCAGTGGGCAGAGGAAAACGGCTTTCCCGCCTGGGCGGTCTATCGCGTGCTCAACGGCGTCGACAAAGCCAACTTCGGCCGCGCCCACGACATCGCCGTCGCGGCCGGCATCAAGTCGGCCGAACCCGACCAACAAGCCGCCTGA